The genomic segment AATAGGTAGAAATATTTTGTCTTTCCCTTCCTGTTCCCTAATATTTTCCTGCTGgtgaacccactgaacaaactTAGAATAAATATGGACGATCTGTGATCCTGGGAAACGTAGCTGGTAAAGTCCACCCCTCGTGAAATACAGAGCAGAAAGCAAGGATGCAGAGGGGCATATCCGGGAAACATTTGTGTAACAtcccaaacaaaacagaaatgatgaTGTCCTCATACATGGAGATAATGGACCCTTTACTTGATCAAACAGGTAAGTTCGGGAAGATACAGGAGTAGAGTCACGACTAAGTAATGTCCTGGCGCTTTCACTGTTTTTCAGAGGTACATCTGATTCAGGTGAATTACTGAAGAATATCTGGAGTCATGTGGGGATATAAGTGGGATGACTCAAATTCATTCATAAAATTGCTCCTCCGTGATATCCTGCACTTTTCCTAGCTCTCATTGCATACAGATTGTAGGAAAGCATTTAGTTCACCGCACTTGCATGTGCTTCAGGAACAATAAGTTAGGTATCTCACTTGACCGGTAGCAGAGACCGTCTTCCACTGATTTCAGAGTTCAGAGTTTGGGCGCCATGGAAACCACAAGCCCGAGTCCCTCTTAGAGACCAAATTGTGCTTGGAAATACTGGGAGAGATGAGTGAAACTGCCCGCTACCCGACAGCATTCTCATGAGAGGCTCTACGTTGGGTATTCCTTGTAAGCCTCTGCTCCCCCAGGATAGGAAGTACCATGGTGCCTGCTGTAAACATAGTCAATATTATGCTGAGACTCGGACTGAGAAGTGAGACTGTCTCTGTCGCAGAGGTGAGATACTCAGGTTATAGGCTGGAGAGCTGTAGCTGAGATGGGAAGTGTGAGTTTAGTGCTTCTACCTGCACAGAGTGCTGGAACCTAGGATGAAGGTTCTAGGTCCAGTCCTAAGCAGTGAATTCACGACTTCACCCATGTGATTGTCTGAAAGATGGCCCAACCTCTTACTGACAAAAAATAGTGGAGAAGGAGATTAACTTAAATATTTAACCTGAGATAATTTTTGTTAACCTAGCCCTAGAATTTAGTCCTGAACTCTGTTGGtcaaaaccttatttttttttaagtgaaacttccttttttttcccctttttttgggggggccacgcctacagcacatgcaagttcccaggctagggtctaattggagctgcagctgccaacctacagcacagccacaggaacgccagatctgagacacgtctgtgacctacaccacagctcatggccatgccggattcttaacctactgagcaaggccagggaatgaatccacatcctcatggatactagttgggttcataatgggaactctcttaatgaaattttcttttattcagacTAAGCAGGTGTACCATATTATATGAGTTTACCATAAACTGCTATTTGAACAGAAATAATGACTTAGTTTAAAATTCAATCTTGTTAGAATACTCTTCCAAGATAATTGTTTAAGCTTCCAAGAGGCATGCTTTCTGGTAAGCTGGTATCTGGGAACCCAAATTTGCATCTGAAAGTTTATTTATTCAGGAAGCCAAATTAGCGTCAGATGTATTGTATGACGGAAGAATATATTATCCACCTTCTGGAAGAGTTTGATTTGATCACTTACAGTAGAGCACAGCTAGCTAGTAATCCGAACACCCATGTTTTCCGGACTGAGTCATCTTGCCTTTTGGCTTATCTTTGCAAAGTGATTTCTCATCATTCAGTTTGGAAGATTTCATGAAGACGAGAGTCCTTTCTTTATTAACTCAGTGACACACCTTTCATATAAGACGAGTTTTATTCACACTTCTTCATTGCTCCAGTTGTTCTTTAGTATTTCTGGAGTCTCCTTTTCTTTATATCTGTAAGCCTCCTCACTGGCAATGGGGCAAGAGGAGTTAAATATACAAATGGCTGATCTCGTCCATGATGGTTGGACTTTTTTGACTGTTTCAGAAGATATAAAATGATATACTCATATTTAGCAGTTTATCAACTACTGTCTCTGTAATGCTACATTACTAAAATATATCTAGCCAACTGGACAGTGcttcctagaaaaaaaggcaaggtgAGAGGGAAAAGGTAAAGAGAGAGAatacttttgttcattttttcctcaCCCAGTAAAGCATCGTCCCATGTATCTGACAAATTGAAAGGCTGTCTTACTGAAGAAGTCATTCGATAGCCAGTTGTGTGTTACTGGATGTCAGCATCTTTCCCATGCGCACATGTGTTTGTAACCTCTGTGATGTTTAATTTGGATAGGACCATGGAACATCCATTGTTTGGATAATGCTGGGCTACAACAGGACCCATTTCCAGCTTACCACCTTCCTACTGCTTGGCATTCCAGGATTGGAGGCTGCCCACATATGGATTTCCATTCCTTTCTGTCTGGTCTACCTGCTGTCACTGATGGGAAATGTTGCCCTTTTATTGATTGTCAAGACAGATCACAAACTGCATGAACCCATGTACCTCTTTCTATGCATGCTTTCAGTTGCCGATTTGATGCTTACTTCTGCCACACTTCCCAAGATACTCAGTCTCTTCTGGTTCAATGACAGAGAGATCTACTTTGAAGCCTGCCTTACTCAAATGtattttatccattctctatCTACTATGGAGTCTGGATTTATCTTGGCCATGGCTTTTGACCGCTATGTAGCCATCTGCCACCCACTGAGACATTCCGCTATCTTAACACCTGCTGTCCTTATAGGCTTGGGGTTGTTCATCGTCTTCAGAGGCGCTGTTCTTCTCAGTCCACATCCCTTCCTACTGAGGTGGCTTTCCTACTGCAAAACTAATGTCATCTCCCACACTTACTGCGAGTTTATGGCCCTGATAAAGCTGGTTTGCACTGAGACCAAGGTTCGTAGAGCCTACAGCCTCATTGTGGCATTCTTGACCGGGGGACTGGACTTCATACTGATCATCTGTTCCTATGTCCTTATTCTTCTCACTGTTTTCAATCTCCCATCCAAAGCTGCCCGTCTCAAGACCTTAAGTACCTGTGTCTCCCATGTATGGGTCATCTTGGTGTTTTATACCccagcttttttctcttttctcacgCATAGGTTTGGTCACCACATCGCTCCGCATATCCACATTTTTATAGCCAATATATACCTTCTCATTCCACCGATGATGAACCCTATTATTTATGGTGTCAAAACCAAAAGAATCAGGGAGAGAGTCTTTAAATTTATAACAATGAAAGGTGCTTGACTTTGCAAGGCTTGTGAGGCCCCAGATCATCAACAAAGGTAAGGGTTTATTTAACAGGGAATGTTGAAGATGAATTAGAATTACCTTGAAGTGGAAAACTTTTCAGCTCAGTCGTGGAATCCTGTAGGTTAGACGTGGTAAAGTAAATTGGTTTCAGTGAATGGTGACACATACAGGAGATACATAGGAAGTaggaaaaaacacagcaaaacttTTAATTCTTATTGTCTATCTTTCTAAGCTAGGATTCAGTATAGTCTTTGGGACGTTCTAAGCCATAAGTAAtttatatcaaaataattttaatgttagTGAATCTGATTTATcttgtgtgcttgtgtgtatgaGGTATGAGTTTTAAGTTGGGGTTCATCTGTGATACAGGGATAATAATCCGTAATTCATGATTGTGACTTTCGGTTTCACATCAAGTAATGTACATCACTACATTAATAATTTTGAACATAATTGaatctaattttccttttatgtaacAGAGTTTTCTAATGTCTACTTTACCGTTCTGAATCAAATATagtaaggttttttaaaaacaacataatACCCAAATagtaatacatacataaaatagcaACATATGTACTTGTGCATAAAAATACTAGATGACACAATAGTTAGATCCTGTACCTATGCATAGAGTAACTTTGAATATGCAAGTTATAAATAACAATGCATCCTggtatattctttaatttcttaaattgcATGAGAAATATCATTGTTGCTGTTGataaagtaattttcaaaaatgttgaatAATTTCAGGTAAGAGTCTTAACACGATGTAAATATTCTCTTGAACAGTTCCATTTCCAAAATATCCAGTGCACGCTTGCACGTTAAAACCAGACATAAATAATTTCTGATTATTAGTAATGCAGATTGAAAAGTCTATATTCAGAACAGCATATATAAAGGAAGGTGAAATTTTACATTCAAAACATCgtagttggttttctttttaattacacAATGTCCAGTTTCATATCTGAAATTCCTCTTATACACAGAGCATTTTGTGAGAGGTTTCTTTCTGTTTATCGTCAGTAAACCCACAACGAAAACACAACAAGAAACTTCCAAAATGCCCCTTAAAGGTCCGCATGACCCCCGCTGAGCATCGCTGATTGAATTATAGCGCGAATCATGTCTTACTCATAGTAAACACATCGTGAGTGCTGACTGCTCGCATTGTTTTCACGATGATTAAAAATACAGGGGGCAGAATGCAATAAGAGAATGCCAAATGCCACGCGTTTCTGCTATCTTGTTTACTATTAGCCTTGCAATAAaacattctctctttttaaataacGGGGGAAAAATCCACATCCTCTAACACGTCGTCCTCATGTAGGGAGCTTATGATGTGACGGAAAACGTGATGGATTAAATTTCACATGTGAATCGGAATCATTCAGCCCCCAACTGAAGAATAGACTCGCGGGACTGACTGACTCGGTTGAAATGCCATGTTCTCTGTGCTGCCAGACACTTGGCTTCTCTCTGCTCCTGCCTGTGTTTTCATGCTGCTGCGGTGAGCGGTCTTCAGGGCTTGAGAAGAGCTGGGGTTTGGGGGTGTAATTATTCATAAAGCACATTAGACTGAGACGAAAAGGGATCTTATACACCACATCCCCCTGTTTGCATAGGCGAGAGTTAAATTTCCTAACTGCCCCATTCCTGTGTGTAATCAAAAACCTTTGAGACTCAGGCACCAAAGGTCAGAACTACTAGACCGGTCCATATGCCATTCTAGTCAGAGATCCAGTTTTCCgttattaaaagtaaaacaaaaccaagagttcccattgtggctcagtggaaatgaacccaacttgtatccatgaggatgcaggtccgatccctggcctcgctcagagggttgacgatccagtgttgccctgagctgtggtgtaggtcacagacacagctcggatcccgtgttgctgtggctgtggtataggccagtagctgcaggtTCAGTtcaacctggaaacttccatatgctgtacttgcagtgcccccccccccacccccgcaaaaaaaggaaaacaaaaccaaaaatggaagctaaaaacaaaaaagtaacaaGCAGAAATCCCCGTTGTATTGAATTTTCATTCTTCTGGCTAAACATGTCAGTTAACTGTCATCCTTCCCTAAAAGCTAAGAGTGTTAGGACCACCACTAGCCATCATCATTAACCCCCACTACCACTTACCAGCACAGTTAGTAAGTTACTCATTTGATTTAATTGATAACCATATGAATTTGTTGCCTATAGACATTGTAATATATGTACTCTTAGTATCCCTGTTTTAGAGTTTGGAGTTTAGGAACTGCcagattttaaagattaaattatattttaaaagtggcGCTATCAGTAAGTAACAGAGCCAAGCCTGAAACCTCCACAGTATGAGTTTCTTCATATACCTAAGGATTCTcttgccacagttcacagcaaaaggaaaaaaaaatttctatccaTGTAGAAATTTTAGCCATTGGGTTTCCCCCTCAGGGCAACAGAAGAAGATGCAGcgttttttgtggttttgttttttagattttttaaaactttttacttttttattttttataatgattgatTTACCGTGTTtatcagtttctgttgtacagcaaagcgacccagctgtatatatatatatacattctatatacgccttctttttctcatattctcctcCATCATTTCTGTCAGGAGCGGTTAGATGGATAGTTCAcggtgctgcacagcaggatctcactgcccaTCTGCGCCagatgcaagagtttgcatctataaaaCATTCCAGGTTGTTGTAGTGATCTCaaaaatttatcaatatttgtgtgcctatctatctacctatcaacgtatctatttatttagatatttagaACAGAAGAAAAGTAATAGGATATGGAATTTCCGATACTTAATATATTTGTCTTAGAATTTGCCTTCTATGGATCCAACTCCTGACATCAATAAGACTACACTTTACACATCACATAAGGGCCATTTAAATTATAACTGAAGAGAAGCAAACGAGGGCATTTGTCTTTGAGAAGGAAAGTCAGATCCTGggataaaatatattatgtagctttgttgatttttcttttctgccattcAGCTAGACATGCTAAACCCCTCGATTCCTAAATGTTGTATTTGGAGACGGCCTCAATTACCCTTTGTTTGatttgggcaaatcacttagcTGTCAGCATTAGTGAAGATACATTGATGGGTTCATGTTACCAGCACGTGCTAAACACGGGATACGTTGAAGGTCCGGGAAAGTCTGTCGCTGGAGATTGGTCAGAAAACACTAGGGATAGGGTGTGtgcagaaaggagaagaaaggcttCCTTATACTTCCTGTCCTTCCTGCTGTGACTCACGTCCCTTAGAGCATCTCCTTCGTTGCTCAGCAGTGATTGTCGGTGCTAATTTCACAGATTCTTTCCAAGGCCCTCAATTAATTAAAGAGGAATAGGGGATTTAATTACTCTGCCTGGCTTTGCATTTTAATCCTTTGTGTCTGTTTGGAAATGGAAATCCCAGGCATGCATTTGAAAGGCAATAGTTACATAATAAACATAATGCTAAatataaaatcacttttaaaacttGACCCATAGAGTGTGGGAGATTTCAttctacattttattaattttaatattgtaaaat from the Sus scrofa isolate TJ Tabasco breed Duroc chromosome 9, Sscrofa11.1, whole genome shotgun sequence genome contains:
- the LOC110255378 gene encoding olfactory receptor 52K2-like; amino-acid sequence: MLGYNRTHFQLTTFLLLGIPGLEAAHIWISIPFCLVYLLSLMGNVALLLIVKTDHKLHEPMYLFLCMLSVADLMLTSATLPKILSLFWFNDREIYFEACLTQMYFIHSLSTMESGFILAMAFDRYVAICHPLRHSAILTPAVLIGLGLFIVFRGAVLLSPHPFLLRWLSYCKTNVISHTYCEFMALIKLVCTETKVRRAYSLIVAFLTGGLDFILIICSYVLILLTVFNLPSKAARLKTLSTCVSHVWVILVFYTPAFFSFLTHRFGHHIAPHIHIFIANIYLLIPPMMNPIIYGVKTKRIRERVFKFITMKGA